One genomic window of Aethina tumida isolate Nest 87 chromosome 3, icAetTumi1.1, whole genome shotgun sequence includes the following:
- the LOC109608523 gene encoding mitochondrial proton/calcium exchanger protein — protein MYIVLRLPHGQFTNKLIQNGNPWLSCNKSKLVPSIATLNTFCGDNRKNEWNYKNQPTYYQTYTPAVTARLLLVRNFSVTRRLCDKEPLKPSSKVEVTVQELKKKQEESEQKNGSTVTTTPAPTTVVKKSLKQRVVDEILHYYHGFRLLFIDIKITTGLLWRVLKGKSLSRREHRLMTRTVGDIFRLVPFSVFIIVPFMELLLPVFIKLFPGMLPSTFQTAKEREDKIKQNLKVKLEMAKFLQGTLDEMSVQSNERSSQRAKEFNDWFVKVRTSGEQVSNQDIMKFSKLFEDEITLDSLSRSQLIALCRVLEVQTLGTNNFLRFQLRMKLRSLAADDKMIMKEGIDSLTLAEVQQACRARGMRAYGMSEERLRNQLQQWLDLSLNEKVPPSLLLLSRALMLPETIPTEDKLKATISALPETIVKQTQASIQEKEGSIDNKTRLEALREEERKIQEERKEHREEKKKELELEVKKKDKEQLVDKAPVLSAEDTAVLQDAAATATAKIQSTDKEEHLQSKDFEIIEHAIDTVSKEKKLIVEKEEIEELKTELLDYEEDVQDLQKVMATQPEHDVKETKAAKRLFKNLNRMIAKLDGVMVDLEAKEKELKRDLAKEETTKKKEELMKIDDIIDAIKQIFALKNISDQNKMDQITKVLQKMDDDRDGSLKVEDILKVIEIIGKENVKLSSKQIDELIELLEKEEILEVEDKIEKALQKDKDTTTTTTTTTATTPIAKPVDKESNSGSEGTVPPSSSSNSSNQNCIPKNKMDTKGPALVPPTVNSIDKNKNSSKML, from the exons ATGTACATCGTCTTGAGGTTACCACACGGCCAATTCACCAACAAACTAATACAAA atGGAAACCCATGGTTGAGCtgcaacaaatcaaaattggtgCCAAGCATAGCCACCTTGAACACATTTTGCGGCGACAACCGAAAGAATGAATGGAATTATAAGAATCAGCCGACTTACTATCAGACATACACGCCGGCAGTTACCGCGCGACTGCTCCTTGTCCGCAACTTTTCAGTGACACGTCGCCTATGTGACAAGGAACCGCTCAAGCCCTCgtcaaaa GTGGAGGTTACAGTGCAAGAGTTGAAGAAAAAACAGGAGGAGTCCGAGCAGAAGAACGGCTCCACAGTTACGACGACGCCAGCGCCCACGACGGTGGTCAAAAAGAGCTTGAAGCAGCGCGTCGTCGACGAGATCCTTCACTACTATCACGGCTTCCGTTTACTGTTCATCGACATAAAAATCACCACAGGACTGTTATGGCGCGTGCTCAAGGGCAAGAGTCTGAGTCGCCGCGAGCACCGCCTGATGACGCGGACCGTCGGCGACATATTCCGACTGGTGCCCTTCTCCGTCTTCATCATCGTGCCCTTCATGGAATTGTTGCTGCCTGTCTTTATCAAACTGTTCCCTGGCATGTTGCCGTCCACCTTCCAGACGGCCAAGGAACGTGAAGACAAAATCAAACAGAACCTCAAAGTCAAGCTGGAGATGGCCAAGTTCCTGCAAGGAACCTTGGACGAGATGAGCGTGCAGAGCAACGAACGCTCTTCGCAGCGGGCGAAGGAGTTCAACGACTGGTTTGTGAAGGTCCGTACGTCGGGCGAGCAGGTCTCCAACCAGGACATCATGAAATTTTCGAAGCTGTTCGAGGACGAGATCACGCTGGACTCGTTATCGCGCAGCCAGCTGATCGCCCTGTGCCGAGTACTCGAAGTTCAGACGTTGGGCACCAACAACTTCCTGCGCTTCCAGTTGCGGATGAAGTTGCGTTCGCTCGCCGCCGACGACAAAATGATTATGAAAGAGGGCATCGATTCGCTAACGCTGGCCGAGGTGCAGCAGGCGTGTCGAGCTCGTGGAATGCGGGCATACGGCATGTCCGAAGAGAGGTTGCGCAATCAGCTACAGCAATGGCTGGATCTCAGTTTGAACGAGAAGGTGCCGCCGTCACTGTTGCTGTTGTCTCGTGCCCTCATGTTACCCGAAACCATTCCGACCGAGGACAAGTTGAAGGCGACAATTTCGGCTTTGCCCGAAACCATCGTAAAGCAAACGCAGGCCTCCATACAGGAGAAGGAGGGTAGCATCGACAACAAAACGAGATTGGAAGCGTTACGTGAGGAGGAGCGCAAGATACAGGAGGAGAGGAAGGAACACCGCGAAGAAAAGAAGAAGGAACTCGAACTTGAGGTCAAAAAGAAAGACAAGGAGCAACTGGTGGATAAAGCACCCGTCCTCTCAGCTGAGGACACTGCCGTTCTACAAGACGCCGCAGCTACGGCCACCGCCAAAATTCAATCAACGGACAAAGAGGAGCACCTCCAATCCAAAGACTTTGAAATCATCGAGCATGCCATAGACACCGTGTCGAAGGAGAAGAAGCTCATCGTCGAGAAGGAGGAGATCGAGGAACTGAAGACCGAACTGCTCGATTACGAGGAGGACGTGCAGGATTTGCAAAAGGTGATGGCCACGCAACCCGAACACGACGTCAAAGAAACCAAAGCGGCCAAGAGGTTGTTCAAGAATTTGAATCGCATGATCGCCAAACTGGACGGAGTTATGGTGGATCTTGAAGCCAAAGAGAAAGAACTGAAACGCGACTTGGCCAAGGAGGAGACCACCAAGAAGAAGGAGGAATTGATGAAGATCGACGACATCATAGACGCCATCAAACAAATATTCgctttaaagaatatttctgATCAGAACAAGATGGATCAAATTACCAAGGTGCTGCAAAAGATGGACGATGACAGAGATGGTTCTCTTAAAGTCGAGGATATTCTCAAG GTAATCGAAATCATCGGCAAAGAAAACGTAAAACTGTCTTCGAAACAAATCGATGAGCTGATCGAACTGTTAGAGAAGGAAGAGATCCTCGAAGTGGAGGACAAGATTGAAAAGGCCTTACAGAAAGACAAAGACACCacaacgacgacgacgacaacGACGGCGACGACACCAATAGCAAAACCGGTAGATAAGGAATCAAATTCGGGAAGCGAAGGTACCGTTCCTCCTTCATCCAGCTCGAATTCGTCGAATCAGAACTGCATCCCGAAAAACAAAATGGACACGAAAGGTCCCGCTTTGGTTCCTCCGACTGTTAACAGTATTGATAAAAACAAGAACAGTTCCAAAATGCTTTAA
- the LOC109608556 gene encoding glutamate receptor ionotropic, kainate 2 produces the protein MFIYSVFILFLLLRNAELDEIYIGAMFGGKEDDEMAFKFAIDKVNNNSENMIMSIIESEDFKDAEGPYKSMLALCNLLNLGVVSMFGPSNMDNIDIVQSILDEKEIPHVLNVRNYRSSRGGTILNMYPHPPLLSKAYIDIIRALEWKTYTILYEDDEGLTNLFEVLKESAARGILVNVKQLDKDQSGNYRPVLKEVKASGQTAYLLDCHIDHLKEILSQIQQVGLINSDFKYFITNLDAHTEDLSAFQYAEANITGIRIINPESTKVQEISKELYKGRDDVMLPYWHLRTETAMIIDAVNMLAKAFQDVNAQPWVNQGNQCNATDSWEFGHSVINLMKTGTYHGLTGMINFNHEGFRSDFELEIYELIQGAAPVIGSWNASSGINITRKGDTLTEDDDNSLRNKTFTVITALTEPYGMLKVTHEVLTGNDRFEGFGIELIHELSLMEGFNYTFIIREDKSNDKMLQDVNNHVADLAIADLTITSSRAGVCDFTTPFMNLGISILFRKPSKAPPSFFSFADPFAIETWIGLSLAFFVVTISLYIMGRLCPDEWTNPYPCIEEPEFLVNQWSLLNSFWFSIGGLMQQGSEIAPIGTSTRIAASVWWFFILIMVSSYTANLAAFLATENPIELFTDISSLVENAPKYKIRYGAKAGGATETFFKESSNPVYKKVYDHMKYNPEDMPKENSVGVKLAEDERYAFFMESTSITYVTQRSCDLMMYGNLLDDKGYGIAMRKNSPYRQKLTTAILKLQAGGNLEILKKKWWEERRGGGQCDNQEESSDATPLGLQNVEGVFWVTIYGVVLSILLVLAEHMLYLIRISRHAKKPFNEVFMLELRYYMNFDSNVKPTISTPEDSKEGSKAKEGSEDAEANKNEEKKRESKPSKESGSNITIPYGFNIPNMGGASPKSNSGSTIGLLKSKKSSNGS, from the exons ATGTTTATCTACTCCGTTttcatattgtttttgttgctTCGCAATGCGGAACTGGACGAAATTTATATCG GCGCTATGTTTGGTGGTAAGGAAGACGACGAGATGGCTTTTAAATTTGCTATCGATAAAGTCAACAACAACTCTGAGAACATGATAATGTCGATTATAGAAAGTGAGGACTTTAAAGATGCAGAAGGCCCATACAAATCCATGTTGGCTTTatgcaacttattaaatttaggagTTGTCTCAATGTTTGGTCCTTCAAATATGGACAACATAGACATAGTTCAGTCGATACTGGACGAAAAAGAAATACCGCACGTTTTGAACGTGAGAAATTACAGATCGTCCAGAGGTGGCACCATTTTAAACATGTACCCTCACCCACCCTTATTGTCAAAAGCTTATATCGACATTATTCGGGCTTTGGAGTGGAAGacttacacaattttatatgagGATGACGAAGGACTGACGAATCTATTCGAAGTACTTAAGGAGTCCGCTGCCAGAGGAATTTTAGTTAACGTCAAACAACTGGATAAAGATCAAAGTGGCAACTACAGACCCGTATTAAAAGAAGTGAAAGCGTCCGGCCAAACAGCTTATTTGCTAGACTGTCATATAGATCACTTGAAGGAGATTCTGTCCCAGATTCAGCAAGTTGGCCTTATAAACAGTgattttaagtatttcatCACAAATTTGGACGCCCACACCGAAGACCTGTCGGCTTTTCAATACGCTGAAGCCAACATAACGGGA ATAAGGATAATAAATCCGGAAAGTACGAAGGTGCAAGAAATCAGCAAGGAATTGTACAAGGGCAGAGACGATGTGATGTTGCCTTATTGGCACCTTCGAACTGAAACCGCCATGATCATAGACGCAGTGAACATGTTGGCCAAAGCGTTCCAAGATGTAAACGCTCAACCATGGGTTAACCAAGGAAATCAGTGCAATGCCACGGACAGCTGGGAATTCGGTCACAGTGTTATCAATCTTATGAAAACT GGAACTTATCATGGTCTTACTGGCatgataaatttcaaccaTGAAGGATTCAGAAGTGATTTCGAACTGGAGATATACGAGTTGATCCAAGGTGCAGCCCCAGTGATTGGCAGCTGGAATGCCTCCAGTGGCATCAATATAACTAGAAAGGGAGATACCCTTACAGAAGATGATGACAACAGCCTCCGCAACAAAACTTTCACAGTCATTACCGCATTG ACTGAACCGTATGGAATGTTGAAAGTGACTCATGAAGTCTTGACGGGTAACGATCGATTTGAGGGTTTCGGCATTGAATTGATTCACGAACTGTCTCTAATGGAAGGTTTCAACTACACGTTTATCATAAGAGAGGACAAAAGTAACGACAAAATGCTACAGGACGTTAACAACCACGTGGCAGATTTAGCAATCGCAGACTTGACAATAACATCTTCAAGAGCGGGAGTGTGTGACTTTACCACCCCCTTCATGAATCTCG GCATCAgcatattatttagaaagcCCAGTAAGGCTCCTCCAAGTTTCTTCTCGTTCGCCGATCCGTTTGCAATTGAAACTTGGATCGGATTGTCTTTAGCTTTCTTCGTTGTGACAATATCTCTGTACATCATGGGTCGTTTGTGCCCGGACGAATGGACCAATCCGTATCCGTGCATAGAAGAGCCGGAGTTTCTGGTGAATCAATGGAGCTTACTTAATTCCTTTTGGTTTTCTATTGGCGGTCTCATGCAACAGGGTTCAGAAATAGCTCCAAT TGGTACTTCAACGAGGATTGCTGCGAGTGTGTGGTGGTTTTTTATTCTGATCATGGTATCTTCGTACACTGCAAATTTGGCAGCCTTTTTGGCAACAGAAAATCCCATTGAACTTTTCACAGACATATCTAGTTTGGTGGAAAACGCTCCGAAATATAAAATCAGATACGGCGCCAAAGCTGGAGGAGCCACGGAAACTTTCTTTAAA GAATCCAGCAATCCGGTGTACAAAAAGGTGTACGATCATATGAAGTACAATCCGGAGGACATGCCGAAAGAAAACAGTGTGGGAGTGAAGCTGGCAGAGGATGAAAGATATGCTTTTTTTATGGAATCGACAAGCATTACGTATGTGACTCAGCGCAGTTGCGACCTCATGATGTACGGTAACTTGCTGGACGACAAAGGTTACGGAATAGCTATGAGAAAAA ATTCTCCATACAGACAGAAATTGACGAcggcaattttaaaattgcaagCGGGTGGTAACTTGGAgatattgaagaaaaaatggtgGGAAGAGAGACGAGGAGGTGGTCAGTGTGAC AACCAGGAGGAATCGTCCGACGCAACCCCTTTAGGCTTACAAAATGTCGAAGGTGTTTTCTGGGTCACCATTTACGGTGTGGTCCTCTCTATACTACTCGTACTAGCCGAACACATGCTGTATTTAATTCGAATCAGCAGACACGCTAAGAAACCGTTCAATGAAGTGTTCATGTTGGAACTGCGGTACTATATGAACTTTGACAGCAACGTTAAGCCGACAATCAGTACGCCGGAAGACTCCAAGGAAGGTTCGAAGGCGAAAGAAGGCTCGGAGGACGCAGAAGCAAACAAAAACGAAGAAAAGAAACGTGAGTCGAAACCGAGCAAGGAAAGTGGATCTAACATTACAATACCGTATGGTTTTAATATACCGAATATGGGAGGCGCGTCCCCCAAATCCAATAGTGGCAGCACCATTGGTCTATTGAAATCGAAGAAATCCAGCAACGGATCTTAA